In Ktedonobacteraceae bacterium, one genomic interval encodes:
- a CDS encoding MDR family MFS transporter, with amino-acid sequence MQRFNISQKVSVSIIFVAAMFMSIMDSTIVNVALPSLSRDFHAPGTSIDAVVVGYLVSLAIIIPASGWLGDRLGTKRIFLTALALFTVSSALCGLATSLPMLVGFRLLQGMGGGAMTPVGTAILYRTFPPEERVQVSRILNIPTVFAPATGPVLGGLLIVNFSWRWVFYVNVPIGILAFLFGILFLQEYRGQDTKSFDLYGFLLAGIGLALFMYALSEGPNYSWTSPAIMGTGIIGLICLIIFIPLELRSTHPILDLRLFRNRAFRTCNLVSLFSTAGFLGLLFAAPLFLQQGRGVSALTSGLTTFPEAVGVLISTQIVTRLYPDVGPRRLIAIGLTGVAIVMGLMSLIGQDTTLWLMRALIFLTGAGMAFSFTSVQAAAFATISTSETGQASALFNAQRQIGASLGVALLSTVISVVGITQLSASGTIVPNLTSYHAAFIAAAMLAFIGACIGLTVHDSDAAATMRRRVRRSEKERIAEPVSSTVQAD; translated from the coding sequence ATGCAGCGTTTTAACATCAGTCAGAAAGTCAGTGTCAGTATTATTTTTGTCGCCGCCATGTTCATGAGCATCATGGACTCGACCATCGTCAATGTCGCTCTTCCCTCATTAAGCCGTGATTTTCACGCGCCGGGCACTTCAATCGATGCCGTCGTTGTGGGGTATCTTGTCAGTCTCGCCATTATTATCCCCGCTTCGGGCTGGTTAGGTGATCGCCTGGGCACGAAGCGTATTTTCTTGACTGCGCTGGCACTCTTTACCGTGTCGTCAGCGCTCTGCGGGTTGGCAACGAGCCTGCCGATGCTCGTCGGGTTTCGCCTCTTACAAGGTATGGGAGGAGGCGCGATGACGCCGGTGGGAACCGCAATCCTGTACCGCACATTCCCGCCGGAGGAACGCGTTCAAGTATCGCGCATCCTCAATATTCCGACGGTATTTGCGCCGGCCACTGGCCCGGTTCTTGGTGGCCTGCTGATCGTGAACTTCTCGTGGCGCTGGGTTTTCTATGTCAATGTCCCTATCGGTATTCTGGCGTTTCTCTTCGGCATCCTCTTCTTGCAGGAGTATCGAGGGCAAGATACCAAATCTTTCGACCTGTACGGCTTCCTGCTGGCGGGCATAGGTCTCGCTCTGTTCATGTATGCCTTAAGTGAAGGGCCGAATTATAGCTGGACATCGCCGGCCATTATGGGAACCGGGATCATAGGGCTGATCTGTTTGATAATCTTTATCCCGCTTGAACTGCGCTCAACACATCCGATACTGGACCTACGCCTGTTTCGCAATCGAGCATTCCGTACCTGCAACCTGGTTTCGCTCTTCTCTACGGCAGGTTTTCTTGGCCTGCTCTTTGCGGCCCCTCTGTTCCTCCAACAAGGTCGTGGCGTTTCCGCGCTTACCTCCGGGCTGACGACATTTCCAGAAGCGGTAGGTGTCCTCATCTCTACCCAGATCGTGACGCGCCTCTATCCTGACGTTGGACCGCGCCGGCTTATCGCAATCGGCCTCACCGGTGTGGCCATTGTTATGGGGCTTATGAGTCTGATCGGACAGGATACGACTCTCTGGCTGATGCGCGCGTTAATATTCCTGACGGGAGCGGGCATGGCTTTCTCATTCACATCTGTGCAGGCTGCCGCTTTCGCGACCATCTCAACATCAGAAACCGGCCAGGCCTCGGCGCTCTTCAATGCACAGCGACAGATTGGCGCCTCACTCGGTGTTGCCCTCCTCAGCACTGTAATTAGCGTCGTGGGCATAACGCAGCTCAGTGCGAGTGGTACAATTGTACCCAACCTTACATCGTATCATGCGGCGTTCATTGCCGCGGCCATGCTTGCATTCATCGGTGCCTGTATAGGGCTGACTGTGCATGATAGCGATGCCGCGGCCACCATGCGACGCAGGGTTCGGCGTTCCGAGAAAGAGCGTATTGCTGAACCGGTATCAAGTACAGTGCAGGCCGATTGA
- a CDS encoding SDR family NAD(P)-dependent oxidoreductase: protein MNTFSGKAVLVTGSGAGIGYALCHAFAGAGAIVGLNDIDSALCQKAAQQINSDLNVERVYPYACDVADVDAVGKMFQRFVDVAGRLDIVIANAGITNYGQFLTYSPEAFDRLLGVNLRGSFFTAQYAANSMIEAHIPGRIILMSSVTGIQAHANLGAYGITKAGIRMMAKIIAQEVGKYGITANAISPGAILTERTLKDDPNYERNWASVTPTGRVGYVEDVVAAALYLASPEARHVTGQTLVVDGGWTLQSPLPADHPDLPGYSSQLR, encoded by the coding sequence GAAAAGCCGTGCTTGTCACCGGGTCTGGAGCCGGAATTGGCTATGCGCTATGCCATGCCTTTGCCGGTGCGGGAGCCATTGTCGGACTGAATGATATCGACTCCGCGCTCTGCCAGAAAGCAGCGCAGCAGATCAATAGCGACCTCAATGTCGAACGGGTCTATCCCTATGCCTGTGATGTTGCGGACGTAGATGCGGTCGGCAAGATGTTTCAACGCTTTGTTGACGTAGCCGGACGGCTGGATATCGTGATTGCCAACGCCGGTATCACGAATTACGGCCAATTTCTCACTTATAGTCCGGAAGCATTTGATAGATTGTTGGGTGTGAATCTGCGCGGGAGCTTCTTTACGGCGCAATACGCGGCCAATAGTATGATTGAGGCACATATTCCTGGACGCATCATTTTAATGTCCTCTGTAACCGGCATCCAGGCGCATGCAAATCTGGGAGCGTATGGAATCACCAAGGCAGGCATTCGGATGATGGCGAAAATCATTGCGCAGGAAGTGGGCAAATATGGCATTACCGCTAACGCCATCAGTCCGGGAGCGATCCTCACCGAACGCACGCTAAAAGATGACCCAAATTATGAAAGGAATTGGGCCAGTGTGACTCCAACAGGGCGTGTCGGATACGTGGAAGATGTCGTGGCAGCTGCCCTCTATCTTGCCTCACCAGAAGCACGCCATGTGACCGGGCAAACTCTGGTAGTTGATGGCGGGTGGACGTTGCAGAGTCCTCTGCCAGCAGATCATCCAGACCTGCCCGGATATTCTTCACAATTGAGGTGA
- a CDS encoding DUF5666 domain-containing protein, whose amino-acid sequence MEDHEQWSSPHLSQPDVQHRGRNWLLIGGLAFAFMLALAAGTILGTLHGTSTANALSQGSSNSTQTLSASQGNFANSQAQITIPGANNGPQSLFAGPGAGGQGQCEQLTVSSVNGNTIVAKTASGSSVTIHTTASTQYTQAGKTVSASAIKAGSQISVMGTHNSDGSITATSIDIH is encoded by the coding sequence ATGGAAGACCATGAGCAGTGGAGCTCGCCACACCTGAGCCAACCGGACGTACAGCATCGCGGTCGTAACTGGCTCCTGATTGGCGGGCTGGCGTTTGCTTTCATGCTTGCCCTGGCAGCCGGTACGATACTGGGCACGCTTCATGGCACGAGTACTGCCAATGCGCTCTCCCAGGGAAGCTCTAACAGCACTCAGACGCTGTCCGCATCCCAGGGTAACTTCGCCAATTCCCAGGCGCAGATTACCATACCAGGGGCTAACAATGGCCCTCAGTCGTTGTTTGCCGGACCGGGAGCAGGCGGGCAGGGTCAGTGCGAGCAACTGACTGTATCGAGCGTGAACGGCAATACGATCGTGGCTAAAACGGCAAGTGGCAGTTCCGTCACGATCCACACGACAGCCAGTACCCAGTACACACAGGCTGGCAAAACTGTCAGCGCGAGCGCTATCAAAGCTGGCTCCCAGATTAGCGTCATGGGAACGCACAACAGCGATGGAAGCATCACTGCCACAAGCATCGACATCCATTAA
- a CDS encoding YceI family protein — MKKRYIWWAGGGLVLVIILIIAGLIYTSRFASAVSQSQSHVAPGAITVTPTPIPSTGLETFQIVPGQTTASYSVYENLIIQNKPNNDAVGTTHSVQGSFKIRTGNNPLVAGMTIQVDLRTLQSDSSMRDNYIQRNTLQTDMYPYATFVSVSTQGLPASYSDGQAVHFQLIGNLTMHGKTNKETFDVQGKVVGNTITGTATSTIYMTDFGMQPPNLANIAIAQNKVVITIDFTAQS; from the coding sequence ATGAAAAAACGCTACATCTGGTGGGCCGGAGGTGGCCTTGTCCTGGTTATTATCTTAATTATTGCAGGCTTAATTTACACATCACGTTTCGCGAGTGCCGTCAGCCAATCACAGTCCCATGTCGCACCTGGGGCCATAACGGTTACTCCTACTCCTATTCCATCAACCGGCCTGGAAACATTTCAGATCGTGCCCGGTCAGACCACGGCATCTTACAGCGTATACGAAAATCTGATCATCCAGAATAAGCCCAATAATGATGCCGTCGGTACGACCCATTCGGTACAGGGCAGTTTCAAAATACGAACCGGCAATAATCCCCTCGTTGCAGGCATGACTATTCAGGTCGACTTGAGAACGTTGCAATCAGATTCGAGTATGCGCGATAACTATATACAACGCAATACGCTGCAAACCGATATGTATCCTTATGCCACATTCGTTTCTGTCAGCACGCAGGGCCTACCGGCAAGTTATAGCGATGGGCAGGCGGTTCACTTTCAATTGATTGGGAACCTGACGATGCACGGCAAAACGAACAAAGAGACGTTCGATGTGCAGGGCAAGGTTGTGGGCAATACGATAACGGGAACGGCCACCAGCACCATCTACATGACCGATTTCGGCATGCAGCCGCCCAATCTGGCAAATATCGCTATTGCGCAAAACAAGGTCGTTATCACCATCGATTTCACGGCACAAAGTTAG
- a CDS encoding glycoside hydrolase family 3 N-terminal domain-containing protein: MEYIRNFYGRLLPVLALLAILVLSASCGQTSAGTPGTVTITPHTATPTPTATPGSTPTMMASPTATASLSQRIDMYINHLTQTQQIGQLLMLAVYTNGYTSALNQPLQQWDIANAIIFNAYNGGPLMPTTLSGFTQLVHDVQSHANQPLIIATDEEGGIVDRLSPYYGPTPSPQVLAASGNSQQAYAQAQLDAARLLAAGINTDFAPLADIYQGGAISESRMFGTTVGQVTTYAGAFLDGLQQHGVEGTLKHWPGIGSAPANPDYGLPTITHSQSELNNIDFASFRNLLSHHPGMIMVTHVIVPAYDAQEPASLSPILVNQVLRGQLGYQGVVVTDAMDAQGLIQFMQQQGYSDPAQGIAEASVRAILAGNDIVECPIEPDRLAAVVAAVTAAVQSGRISHERLLQSLHRIIALKVQMGLIKLP, from the coding sequence ATGGAATATATACGCAATTTTTATGGGCGGCTTTTGCCCGTTCTCGCCCTGTTAGCCATTCTGGTACTTTCGGCTTCCTGTGGTCAAACCAGCGCAGGCACGCCAGGCACGGTTACAATCACCCCTCATACGGCCACACCCACCCCTACTGCTACACCCGGCTCCACTCCTACCATGATGGCCAGCCCTACTGCTACAGCATCACTAAGCCAGCGCATCGACATGTATATCAATCACCTGACTCAGACGCAGCAGATTGGCCAGTTGCTCATGCTGGCAGTTTATACGAATGGCTATACGAGCGCTCTGAACCAACCCTTGCAACAATGGGATATCGCTAACGCCATCATCTTCAACGCCTACAATGGTGGCCCACTTATGCCGACAACCTTGAGCGGGTTCACTCAACTGGTACACGACGTTCAATCGCACGCCAACCAGCCGCTGATCATCGCCACAGATGAGGAAGGGGGAATTGTTGATCGCCTCTCCCCCTATTACGGTCCAACGCCTTCACCACAGGTGCTGGCAGCCAGCGGCAATTCTCAGCAGGCATATGCGCAGGCGCAGCTTGACGCCGCCCGCCTGCTCGCCGCCGGCATCAACACCGATTTCGCGCCTTTGGCAGACATTTATCAAGGTGGCGCCATCAGCGAGAGCCGCATGTTCGGCACGACGGTCGGCCAGGTAACGACCTATGCCGGGGCATTTCTCGATGGCTTGCAGCAGCATGGCGTCGAGGGGACGTTGAAGCACTGGCCCGGGATCGGCTCCGCGCCGGCCAATCCGGATTATGGATTGCCGACGATTACCCATTCCCAGTCTGAACTCAACAACATCGACTTCGCCTCGTTCCGCAACCTGCTGTCGCACCATCCTGGAATGATTATGGTGACCCACGTCATCGTTCCGGCCTATGATGCACAGGAACCAGCCTCGCTCTCGCCCATACTGGTGAACCAGGTGTTGCGTGGTCAACTGGGATATCAAGGAGTCGTCGTCACCGATGCAATGGACGCCCAGGGCCTGATCCAGTTCATGCAGCAGCAGGGATATAGCGACCCGGCCCAGGGGATTGCCGAGGCAAGCGTGCGGGCTATTCTGGCGGGGAACGACATCGTAGAATGCCCTATTGAGCCTGATCGCCTGGCCGCGGTTGTCGCCGCCGTTACCGCTGCTGTTCAATCGGGGCGCATCTCGCACGAACGCTTACTGCAATCACTGCATCGCATTATCGCCCTCAAAGTGCAGATGGGACTGATCAAATTGCCATGA
- a CDS encoding serine hydrolase, which produces MQAQESSEGMTRLQGFEEFVGTIMQDWKVPGLAISIIKDGEIIFSNGFGKRDVDGGLEVTPQTLFPIASCSKAFTTTAMAMLADEGKLDWDTPVKHYLPSFKLYDLFATEHMTPRDLVTHRSGLPRHDLMWYNSSATRQELFERLQYLEPSKDLRAVLQYQNLMYMVAGYLVGQLSGQSWEEFVQQRIFDRLKMNSSLFSTDAAQETSDFSFPYKEEKDEVKKIPFYEGQWSIAPAGGIISNVADLSKWILLQLNKGKHEGAQVVSENQVVQMHMPQMVAPVTFPFAEVPISSYGLGWFVEPYRGHMMAEHGGNIDGFSSLVTLLPDQNIGVVVLTNLNQNPVPLILTYNICDRLLGLDEVPWSDRLKKFWTDIKEAQEKGKEKTEADRVPNTRPSHSLDAYTGEYEHPGYGIFAVELEGDRLLGTFNSMTFPLKHYHYDTFELFLEKFDVHMKVSFFTNVRGDIDTLSAPLEETVKDIVFHRLPPKDMTGKHFLERFVGEYEVMGLTMTIALKGEHSLMVSLPMQPEFELVAYKGNTFHVKGLSGYSIEFKLDETGKVTGAIVEQPFGVATATRKAE; this is translated from the coding sequence ATGCAGGCACAAGAATCTTCAGAAGGTATGACGCGATTACAGGGATTTGAGGAATTTGTAGGCACTATCATGCAGGATTGGAAGGTGCCAGGGTTGGCTATTTCTATCATCAAAGATGGTGAAATTATTTTCTCAAATGGCTTCGGCAAACGAGATGTGGATGGCGGACTCGAAGTAACGCCGCAAACGCTCTTTCCTATCGCATCCTGTAGCAAGGCCTTTACAACGACCGCGATGGCAATGCTGGCGGATGAAGGAAAGCTGGATTGGGATACGCCGGTAAAGCATTATCTGCCGTCGTTCAAACTCTACGATTTGTTTGCCACCGAACACATGACGCCTCGTGACCTCGTGACGCATCGCTCCGGCCTGCCGCGTCACGATCTGATGTGGTATAACTCCTCTGCCACCCGGCAAGAGCTGTTCGAGCGCCTGCAATACCTTGAGCCGAGTAAGGATTTGCGAGCTGTCTTACAGTACCAGAACCTGATGTATATGGTGGCGGGCTACCTGGTCGGGCAGCTTTCCGGGCAAAGCTGGGAAGAATTCGTACAGCAGCGCATCTTTGACCGCCTGAAGATGAACAGCAGCCTGTTCTCGACAGATGCGGCGCAGGAGACGTCCGATTTCTCTTTCCCCTATAAAGAGGAGAAGGATGAGGTCAAGAAAATTCCGTTTTACGAGGGCCAATGGTCGATTGCTCCTGCCGGTGGGATCATATCCAACGTGGCAGATTTGAGCAAATGGATACTGCTCCAGCTGAACAAGGGCAAGCACGAAGGCGCACAGGTTGTTTCTGAAAATCAGGTCGTCCAGATGCACATGCCGCAAATGGTGGCGCCCGTGACTTTCCCATTTGCCGAAGTACCAATATCCAGCTATGGCCTTGGCTGGTTTGTCGAACCGTACAGGGGACACATGATGGCCGAACATGGTGGCAATATCGACGGCTTCAGTTCGCTTGTTACCCTGCTGCCTGATCAGAACATCGGGGTGGTCGTGCTCACCAACCTGAATCAAAATCCTGTACCCCTCATTCTCACCTACAACATCTGTGATCGCCTGTTGGGATTGGATGAAGTGCCATGGAGCGATCGCTTGAAGAAATTCTGGACGGACATCAAAGAGGCCCAGGAAAAGGGGAAAGAGAAAACCGAGGCCGACCGGGTTCCCAACACACGTCCATCCCATTCGCTCGATGCCTACACCGGCGAGTACGAGCATCCTGGCTACGGCATCTTCGCGGTCGAATTGGAAGGCGACCGGTTGCTAGGGACATTCAATTCGATGACCTTCCCACTCAAGCACTACCACTATGACACCTTCGAGCTGTTTCTCGAAAAGTTCGATGTGCATATGAAAGTCTCTTTCTTTACTAATGTCAGGGGCGATATCGACACTCTGAGCGCGCCGCTCGAAGAAACCGTGAAAGATATCGTCTTCCACCGCCTGCCGCCCAAAGATATGACCGGCAAACACTTCCTCGAACGCTTTGTTGGTGAATACGAGGTAATGGGTTTGACGATGACGATTGCCCTCAAGGGAGAGCATTCGCTGATGGTATCTCTTCCCATGCAGCCCGAGTTCGAACTGGTTGCCTACAAGGGCAACACCTTCCACGTCAAGGGACTCTCCGGCTACAGCATCGAATTCAAGCTCGATGAAACAGGTAAGGTGACCGGGGCAATTGTAGAGCAACCGTTTGGTGTAGCAACTGCTACCAGGAAAGCGGAATAG